A genomic region of bacterium contains the following coding sequences:
- a CDS encoding ATP-binding protein, whose product MVLTPKDENGRKFLARVEAEIYDEDPIFKSQDKTLIAVHYARIAERELSDRDKQKMFSYTYKVRLLGTFIDKGSSMEFTTASRKLPTVSYHARHLRQNEVKYILNKDIEKGAEIGYLCIGEDIYKDKGDILFDVQKLRDKRTMVFAQSGFGKTNLVKVLLYHIISDISYGKLIFDLNGEYFLKGPKTFGLGDIDEQKIKDNVVVYSDKKEVDEYKGRFIFKGKVLLNMRKHLSISDILSFATGFSDIMKSFLYYLADEGVEDFIQNMDSYVSDPAELHRKYPDFFGEKDKSTRATIGAIRKRFRPLIDEDKGLHSGKSTMVEDIFEFLKQGKTVIIDLSLKDSMDASIISTMLVRKLFEKNKREFTNNKSAEMIPTVIFVEEAQNVLSADLVKTDANPFVRCAKEGRKFGVGIVAITQRPSAISEEIRTQAENFFAFHLGNSDDIKALIKSNVNYEGVIANFIQRETIPGNLYMVSSEQAFALPIRVKLFEELVENKVYASSKFVK is encoded by the coding sequence ATTGTACTAACTCCTAAAGATGAGAATGGTAGAAAGTTTTTAGCGAGAGTAGAGGCAGAAATTTATGATGAAGACCCTATTTTTAAGTCCCAAGATAAAACATTAATTGCTGTACACTATGCAAGAATAGCTGAGAGAGAGTTATCTGATAGGGACAAACAAAAAATGTTTAGTTATACCTATAAAGTTAGATTACTTGGAACCTTTATTGATAAAGGCTCGTCTATGGAATTCACCACAGCGTCAAGAAAATTGCCAACGGTATCGTATCATGCAAGACATCTAAGGCAAAACGAAGTAAAGTATATTTTGAACAAGGATATTGAGAAAGGCGCAGAAATTGGTTATTTATGTATAGGGGAAGATATTTATAAGGATAAAGGAGATATTCTTTTTGATGTGCAGAAATTAAGAGATAAACGGACAATGGTATTTGCTCAATCTGGCTTTGGCAAAACAAATTTAGTTAAGGTTTTGCTTTACCATATTATTAGTGATATAAGTTATGGGAAACTGATTTTTGACCTGAACGGCGAGTATTTCTTAAAAGGGCCGAAAACTTTCGGACTTGGAGATATAGATGAACAAAAAATAAAAGATAATGTGGTTGTCTACAGCGACAAAAAGGAAGTGGATGAATATAAAGGCAGGTTCATCTTCAAGGGCAAAGTTCTGCTCAACATGCGGAAGCACCTTAGCATTAGCGATATCTTGAGTTTTGCCACTGGTTTTTCTGACATAATGAAATCTTTCCTATACTATCTTGCAGATGAAGGTGTGGAAGATTTCATCCAGAATATGGACAGCTATGTTAGCGACCCTGCAGAATTGCACAGGAAATACCCAGACTTCTTCGGGGAAAAAGACAAGAGCACGAGAGCTACCATCGGTGCAATTCGAAAACGCTTTCGCCCTCTTATTGATGAGGATAAAGGACTGCACAGTGGTAAGTCCACAATGGTTGAAGATATCTTCGAGTTCCTAAAGCAAGGCAAGACTGTCATAATTGATTTGTCCCTGAAAGACAGTATGGATGCAAGTATCATATCAACAATGCTTGTGCGAAAACTGTTCGAAAAAAACAAAAGGGAATTCACTAACAACAAATCTGCCGAAATGATTCCAACGGTGATCTTTGTTGAAGAAGCTCAAAATGTGCTTTCGGCTGATTTGGTCAAAACGGACGCGAACCCTTTCGTGAGGTGTGCCAAAGAAGGTAGGAAATTCGGTGTCGGGATTGTGGCAATTACCCAACGACCCTCAGCAATTTCAGAAGAAATTAGAACGCAAGCGGAAAATTTCTTTGCATTTCATTTAGGTAATAGTGATGATATTAAGGCACTAATAAAATCTAATGTAAATTATGAGGGGGTTATTGCAAACTTTATCCAAAGAGAAACGATTCCTGGCAATTTGTATATGGTATCCTCTGAACAAGCCTTTGCACTACCAATAAGGGTAAAGTTGTTTGAAGAATTAGTGGAGAATAAAGTATATGCAAGCTCAAAATTTGTCAAATAA
- a CDS encoding abortive infection family protein, protein MKNKMKNKITDVTRQHLADEIQIANLWYYGNETEPDFLARIFNLKSLPSRDHRYNNAYDDIYQHMINNTDWGCNWIYTDSRINLLYRDDDTYLKFLATTLHPIVRTNQEDIAKLLEIYNRHLDADCFEIAQTDEISGKPIYSGRQKVIGQAHLAAKQAEIKRYLNTAYVNDKINIMNDAIHKNTDLAIGTAKELLETTCKSILKQKGVSIDTDWTLPQLLKNTTSTLDFIPKEAADPNKAEKGIKQILGGITSIVQGVAELRNGYGTGHGKDADFKGLEIKYAKLFVGVVSEIVILYLATNGETTELIET, encoded by the coding sequence ATGAAGAATAAAATGAAGAATAAAATAACTGATGTAACAAGGCAACATCTCGCTGACGAAATACAAATTGCTAACCTATGGTATTATGGCAATGAAACCGAACCAGATTTTTTAGCTAGAATTTTTAACTTGAAAAGTTTACCGTCAAGGGACCATAGATATAATAATGCGTATGACGACATTTATCAACACATGATAAATAATACCGATTGGGGCTGCAATTGGATTTATACTGACTCAAGAATAAATTTACTTTATCGTGATGATGACACTTACTTGAAGTTTTTAGCAACAACCCTTCATCCAATTGTTAGAACAAATCAAGAAGATATTGCCAAACTATTGGAAATATATAACAGGCATTTAGATGCCGACTGTTTTGAAATTGCTCAGACGGATGAAATTTCAGGCAAGCCGATTTACTCAGGACGACAGAAGGTAATTGGGCAAGCACATTTAGCAGCAAAACAGGCGGAAATAAAAAGATATTTAAATACAGCCTATGTTAATGACAAAATCAACATAATGAATGATGCCATTCATAAAAACACTGACCTTGCAATTGGAACTGCAAAGGAACTGCTTGAAACCACATGCAAGTCAATCTTAAAACAGAAAGGGGTTTCTATTGACACTGATTGGACATTGCCTCAATTATTAAAAAATACAACTTCAACTCTCGACTTCATCCCAAAAGAAGCAGCCGACCCTAATAAAGCAGAAAAAGGGATTAAGCAAATCCTTGGAGGAATTACATCTATAGTTCAGGGAGTTGCAGAATTAAGAAATGGTTACGGAACAGGACACGGAAAAGATGCAGATTTCAAAGGATTAGAAATAAAGTATGCGAAACTTTTTGTGGGAGTTGTTTCGGAAATTGTAATATTATATTTAGCTACGAACGGAGAAACAACAGAATTAATTGAAACATAA
- a CDS encoding nucleotidyltransferase domain-containing protein: MERKFFENELVKIISISKDFGAEKVLLFGSCLEDVESAQDIDIAVKGVKPERFFEMYGKILGVVDSEIDLIPLEDTREHLANRILEKGKLIYAKEV; this comes from the coding sequence ATGGAAAGAAAATTTTTTGAAAATGAGTTAGTTAAAATCATTAGCATTAGTAAAGATTTTGGTGCGGAGAAAGTGTTATTATTCGGTTCTTGTCTCGAAGATGTTGAGTCGGCACAAGATATTGATATAGCAGTAAAGGGAGTTAAGCCAGAAAGGTTTTTCGAAATGTATGGTAAGATTTTAGGGGTAGTAGATAGTGAGATAGACTTGATTCCATTAGAGGATACAAGAGAACATTTAGCTAACCGTATCTTAGAAAAGGGGAAACTGATATATGCAAAGGAAGTATGA
- a CDS encoding nucleotidyltransferase domain-containing protein translates to MLRYGAAKIILYGSLARGDYNADSDIDICYEGIPDENYFRVVAECLMETQKRVSILDFKSIKGYFKQRILKEGKLLYEFK, encoded by the coding sequence TTGCTTCGCTATGGTGCAGCAAAGATCATTTTATATGGCTCTTTAGCAAGAGGGGATTATAACGCTGATTCAGATATAGATATATGCTATGAGGGAATTCCCGATGAAAATTATTTTCGTGTAGTTGCTGAATGTCTCATGGAAACTCAAAAACGAGTAAGTATACTCGATTTTAAAAGTATAAAAGGATACTTCAAACAAAGAATTTTAAAAGAAGGGAAATTGCTTTATGAATTCAAATGA
- a CDS encoding DUF4338 domain-containing protein — protein MDRLDKKTRTDNIIYTMDAYVLGALPPYNYLLGGKLLSYLIASNEVREIYKEKYRCRTTIIRERKASDLACIFTTSLYGNSSQYNRLKFEDRLLYIPVGYTTGYGTLHISNETFLAMQQLLMEKGIMVTNRFGDGPNWRMRVIRLSADIIGFDSNILLQHSFKRRIYAISLAKNFRSFLLGKTDKPIYYNLPMQALVKFWKERWLNMRKKNADIIDKILNFNPEDFRID, from the coding sequence ATGGATAGGTTGGATAAAAAAACAAGAACTGATAATATAATTTATACAATGGATGCTTATGTTTTAGGGGCATTACCTCCATATAATTATTTGTTAGGTGGAAAGTTGCTATCATATCTTATCGCATCAAATGAAGTTAGAGAAATATACAAAGAAAAATATAGATGCAGAACGACAATTATTAGAGAGAGAAAAGCAAGTGATTTGGCGTGTATTTTTACAACGAGTCTTTATGGCAATAGCTCACAATATAACCGTTTGAAATTTGAAGATAGATTGTTGTATATCCCAGTAGGATATACAACTGGTTATGGAACATTACATATTTCAAATGAAACTTTTCTTGCTATGCAACAACTTCTTATGGAAAAAGGTATTATGGTAACCAATAGATTCGGTGATGGACCAAACTGGCGAATGAGGGTCATAAGATTATCAGCTGATATTATTGGATTTGATTCTAATATTTTATTACAGCATTCATTCAAAAGAAGAATATATGCAATTTCTTTGGCTAAAAATTTCCGTTCCTTTCTGCTGGGTAAAACGGATAAACCTATCTACTATAATCTACCAATGCAAGCATTAGTTAAATTTTGGAAGGAAAGATGGTTAAATATGAGGAAGAAAAATGCAGATATTATTGATAAAATATTAAATTTTAACCCAGAAGATTTCAGGATCGATTGA
- a CDS encoding nucleotidyltransferase domain-containing protein: MKREFFENELVKIISISKDFGAEKVLLFGSCLEDVESAQDIDIAVSGIEPKEFFKYYGKVSMAVEDEVDIVDLDDVREHLYKKILSKGRVMYERRI, encoded by the coding sequence ATGAAAAGAGAATTTTTTGAAAATGAGTTAGTTAAAATTATTAGCATTAGTAAAGATTTTGGTGCGGAGAAAGTGTTATTATTCGGTTCTTGTCTCGAAGATGTTGAGTCGGCACAAGATATTGATATAGCAGTCAGTGGAATTGAGCCCAAAGAGTTTTTTAAGTATTATGGTAAAGTTTCTATGGCGGTAGAGGATGAAGTAGATATAGTGGATTTGGATGATGTAAGAGAACATCTTTACAAGAAAATCTTATCTAAAGGAAGGGTTATGTATGAAAGAAGAATATAA
- a CDS encoding DNA double-strand break repair nuclease NurA, producing the protein MNQKTIPDNAVELVAHYINERSNKNHSIPVIGNSHNPETPQIFEIIPFDKIDKTDRNFYAIDGSYNSQQFYNGVSIGIYGAGYICYKSGKQIRMNDTDDPIILGKGYYPQNILITNEEHLFAIYDELLNLKPVNDMRAFFNDSYENIFGFGNKTKEIICSSLSTLLSFAQGVLEWALVYEITNRSETREGDFILRDGPLRSVNIKQEYLVELGKFLYEKGIIIVGITKNSPIKMELSYTLRQIDNYLQDQLKPKYPFIEGDPKRQKLCCWFEVPDNVLLASYGGRDTSAMYAKKDIKGGRGFGFFTVARLDYVEKLQNYDWLVADVNIFDAIPCIENNKRDRDIDKLSMIFKELTTLTQEHYILGYPYPLVEVHNFVSLKKDFKEEIIKRVKFALYKEQRMDNIEIENLFLDIHDKF; encoded by the coding sequence ATGAATCAAAAGACTATACCAGATAATGCAGTTGAGTTAGTGGCTCATTATATTAACGAAAGAAGTAATAAAAATCATTCCATTCCTGTAATTGGAAATTCCCATAATCCAGAAACTCCACAAATATTTGAAATAATACCTTTTGACAAAATTGATAAAACAGATAGAAATTTCTATGCCATAGATGGGAGTTATAACAGTCAGCAATTCTATAATGGTGTTTCAATAGGTATCTATGGCGCTGGATATATTTGCTACAAAAGTGGAAAACAGATTAGAATGAATGATACGGATGACCCTATTATACTGGGAAAGGGATATTACCCACAAAATATTCTTATAACAAATGAGGAACATTTGTTTGCAATTTATGATGAACTGCTAAATTTGAAACCAGTTAATGATATGAGGGCTTTTTTTAATGACTCATATGAAAATATCTTTGGTTTTGGGAATAAAACTAAAGAGATTATTTGTTCAAGTTTATCCACCCTTCTTTCTTTTGCTCAAGGAGTTTTAGAATGGGCATTGGTGTACGAAATAACAAATCGTAGCGAAACAAGAGAAGGTGATTTTATATTAAGAGATGGACCGCTACGTTCAGTAAATATTAAGCAAGAGTATTTAGTAGAATTAGGAAAATTTTTATATGAAAAAGGGATAATAATTGTAGGAATAACTAAAAATTCACCTATCAAAATGGAATTGTCCTATACTTTGAGACAGATAGACAACTATCTTCAAGATCAATTGAAACCGAAGTATCCATTTATAGAAGGGGATCCAAAGAGACAAAAATTATGCTGTTGGTTTGAAGTCCCAGATAATGTTTTGCTTGCTTCTTATGGTGGTAGAGATACCTCGGCAATGTATGCAAAAAAGGATATAAAAGGCGGGAGAGGTTTTGGGTTCTTTACTGTTGCTCGATTAGATTATGTAGAAAAATTACAAAATTATGACTGGCTCGTGGCTGATGTTAATATATTTGATGCCATTCCATGTATAGAAAACAACAAGAGAGATAGAGATATAGATAAATTGAGTATGATATTTAAAGAACTTACAACGCTTACACAAGAACATTATATACTTGGTTATCCATATCCTTTAGTTGAGGTTCATAATTTTGTTTCGTTGAAGAAGGATTTTAAGGAAGAAATAATTAAAAGGGTGAAGTTTGCTCTTTATAAAGAGCAAAGAATGGATAATATTGAGATAGAGAATTTATTCCTGGATATTCATGACAAATTTTAG
- a CDS encoding DUF4338 domain-containing protein, whose translation MQAQNLSNKIAISLLETPSFNLNRIHSDNLIETQDSEERVKLLLVRDLFRLNWNIEKSKDKLIVSPPIYYDKEIIKQSMNISRQEILNKNREWIERHIDLAKKNLAQGKDILKSEILPRIEICKTQKQHDLFRIFRYYWSSPYSEYVGRRIRLLIRDDGIEGSPIIGIAALGSSIIHIPDRDKWIGWIKKQELII comes from the coding sequence ATGCAAGCTCAAAATTTGTCAAATAAAATTGCTATATCGCTTCTTGAGACACCATCTTTTAATTTAAATAGAATTCACAGTGATAATTTAATTGAGACTCAAGATAGTGAAGAGAGAGTTAAATTACTATTGGTAAGAGATTTATTCCGTCTTAACTGGAATATAGAAAAATCGAAAGATAAATTAATAGTATCTCCACCAATCTATTACGATAAAGAAATTATAAAACAATCAATGAATATATCCAGGCAGGAAATTTTGAATAAAAATAGAGAATGGATAGAAAGGCATATTGATTTAGCTAAAAAAAATCTTGCACAGGGAAAGGATATTTTAAAATCAGAAATTTTGCCACGAATTGAAATCTGTAAAACACAAAAACAACATGATCTTTTTAGGATATTTAGATACTATTGGTCATCTCCTTATAGTGAATATGTAGGAAGAAGAATAAGATTACTTATAAGGGACGATGGAATAGAGGGTAGTCCGATAATTGGAATTGCAGCTTTGGGTAGTAGTATAATTCATATTCCAGATAGAGATAAATGGATAGGTTGGATAAAAAAACAAGAACTGATAATATAA
- a CDS encoding virulence RhuM family protein, whose protein sequence is MKKLPDNQIAFYQSPDGSVNIEVLYAEENIWLSQKKMAELFGCSTDNISLHLKNIYKDHELDEKSTTEEFSVVQNEGGREIKRKTCFYSLEAIIAVGYRVNSERGTQFRQWATAILKNYIHKGYALDSNRFKYGSRFSTRYFDEVYEEIKDIRSSERMLYQKITDIYATAIDYSPKAYESKQFFATVQNKLHFAITGKTAAEIIQSRVNSKKDKMGLTSWRRSPNGKIMPSDVVIAKNYLDKKELTELNRIVNMYLDYAEMQAARGRAMAMKDWIEKLNAFLKFSEHEILTNAGKISHEVAVALAESEYEKYRSIQDKNYISDFDREVKKLLNFKTEKL, encoded by the coding sequence ATGAAAAAACTACCAGACAATCAAATCGCTTTTTATCAATCACCGGACGGCTCGGTAAATATTGAGGTGTTGTATGCTGAAGAAAACATCTGGCTTTCCCAAAAGAAAATGGCAGAACTTTTTGGCTGCTCTACTGATAATATCTCCCTTCACTTAAAAAATATTTATAAAGACCACGAATTAGATGAAAAATCAACTACCGAGGAATTCTCGGTAGTTCAAAATGAAGGCGGTCGGGAAATAAAAAGGAAGACATGTTTTTATTCTCTTGAGGCAATTATTGCCGTCGGTTATCGGGTCAATTCTGAGCGGGGTACACAATTCAGGCAGTGGGCGACAGCCATTCTCAAAAACTACATTCATAAAGGCTATGCCTTAGATAGTAACAGGTTCAAATATGGTTCCCGTTTCAGCACCAGATATTTTGATGAAGTTTACGAAGAAATTAAAGACATTCGCTCCAGCGAACGGATGCTTTACCAGAAAATTACCGATATTTATGCCACAGCCATAGACTATTCACCCAAAGCGTATGAGAGTAAGCAATTTTTTGCGACAGTTCAAAACAAACTTCATTTTGCTATTACCGGAAAAACAGCGGCAGAAATTATTCAAAGCCGAGTTAACAGCAAAAAAGACAAGATGGGGCTTACATCATGGAGAAGATCTCCAAACGGCAAAATTATGCCCAGCGATGTAGTTATCGCTAAAAATTATTTAGACAAAAAAGAACTTACCGAGCTTAATAGAATTGTGAATATGTATTTGGATTATGCTGAAATGCAGGCTGCTCGCGGTCGGGCAATGGCTATGAAAGACTGGATAGAAAAGCTCAATGCCTTTTTGAAGTTCAGTGAACACGAGATTTTGACAAATGCAGGCAAAATCAGCCATGAAGTTGCCGTGGCATTAGCTGAAAGCGAATATGAAAAATATCGCTCAATACAGGACAAAAACTATATTTCCGACTTTGACCGCGAAGTGAAGAAATTATTAAATTTTAAAACGGAAAAGTTATGA